ATGTCTAGAGCATTGATCAGTTATTTCAAATAGCTCTGGTGCACCTAATAGTATCGTCTCCTCAGCCGCCGTATATCTACCGTTGTTTCGCATAATTCCACCTACATTGCCTAAACCTAGCAGCATATCTGTTCTTTCGAAGAGATGGACTTCACCACCTGCTTTTTTTGCAGTTATAGCTGCTGCACATCCTGCCCATCCACCACCTACAATTATAACTTTTGCCATTTTAATACCCCCTCCTGCTATTCTACTTTTTGAGCTTTGCAAGTTCTAATCCATATTCCAAATTCATCTTTCTGGGCACAAGCGCCGCAAATTCCTTCACCACAGCATATCACATTATTATTTGTCGTTACTATTTTCGTATTCTGTGGTTTTTCTATATTCCTTATGATTTTGTTTTGTAATGTATCGGAGCCTCCTATAAATACTAAATCATATTTATTTTTCTCCATTAAATCTCTGCAAAAAATAGCAACTTCATCCGATACCATATCGATTTCTTTTATAGATTCTAAATTAAAATAATCACTTATATAATTATGCTCACCAGCTCTCTTGTTCACGATAATATCTAAATCATTTTTGTTTTTAAGTAACTGTCTTATCGCTGGAATAGTAGGTGCTTGGGCGATTCCCCTCGCAATCACTAAGCACTTGCTCTCCTCCGTTGTTTTAAGATGCTCAAGGCCAAATATGCCATTCCAATAAGGACCTCTTATAATCAGATGATCTCCCGCATTCATAATTTTTTGACTTTTAATGCCTCGTACTTCTATAGCAACAACTATGGTAGCGGTTTTTTCATCAGAATCCATAATCGATATTGGAATGTCAAAGTAATAATCACTAAATTTATTTCTTACGAAAATATAGGATCCCGGTTGCTTTAATAATCGAGCTAAATGTTTATGAACCTTCAACGATAAAACCATGGTATTATCCATAACTTCTTTAGTTAATATGGCTACCTCTTGAGATAAACGAGTATCCTTTCTCTTATTATTAAAAAAACAGAAGTCATTATATATGCAAACGCCCATCCAATTACAATCACAATAACTTTTTCCCTGTAGTTGTGTACATGTAATACAATTATTCTCTTCAGCTAAATAACAAGGGCAGTATTCACTTCCTGCATCAATACATTTCCATCTGTTTAGTCCCATGTAATGACCGACCTCCTTAAAATCAATTTATTTCAAACCATTGCAAATAATTTAAAGACTTGCACCCTGTATCAAATTCAAT
Above is a genomic segment from Alkaliphilus oremlandii OhILAs containing:
- a CDS encoding sulfide/dihydroorotate dehydrogenase-like FAD/NAD-binding protein → MGLNRWKCIDAGSEYCPCYLAEENNCITCTQLQGKSYCDCNWMGVCIYNDFCFFNNKRKDTRLSQEVAILTKEVMDNTMVLSLKVHKHLARLLKQPGSYIFVRNKFSDYYFDIPISIMDSDEKTATIVVAIEVRGIKSQKIMNAGDHLIIRGPYWNGIFGLEHLKTTEESKCLVIARGIAQAPTIPAIRQLLKNKNDLDIIVNKRAGEHNYISDYFNLESIKEIDMVSDEVAIFCRDLMEKNKYDLVFIGGSDTLQNKIIRNIEKPQNTKIVTTNNNVICCGEGICGACAQKDEFGIWIRTCKAQKVE